One genomic segment of Prochlorococcus marinus str. MIT 0919 includes these proteins:
- a CDS encoding glycoside hydrolase family 3 N-terminal domain-containing protein, translating to MASLELKELRREVAELIIIRASAHGMDSLREYPNWECTNDQLQKFLEEGIGGVILHGGTIEDLERRCSQLNSWSDKKIFLCADVEEGVGQRFQGGTWLTPPMALGLLHKKDPQHAISLAEQYGIAIGKEALLCGLNWVLAPVCDVNTNPLNPVINMRAWSDDAISVSALCSAFYRGLSNAGILGCAKHFPGHGDTNVDSHMQLPVLENDLALLNRRELLPFRALINEQISSIMTAHLYLKNIDSNHPVTFSKKVLTNLLREKLDFKGLIVTDALVMKAITRNYGSKLSAAMAFAAGADLILMPENVSDAIDSIVDLIISGQVPIQRLKDSLLRRSKALKMHIDKPSKHKQSIRLKAKFSIKNCDYHSLSNQLLDLSIEYRNRLEINKSRRLINLIRVDSLHAKLVLNRSSPALTFPENLGFQNVVIHSLGISPWQNNKSEPLALDRFGEGIFLLQLFIRGNPFSGDSALSEPWVNVVKQLQKCNRLAGLVLYGSSYLWNDLVTVLEPSIPSIFSPGQMPLAQEKVMNILFQRTKEQEYCHAKINSEFID from the coding sequence TTGGCTTCTTTAGAACTGAAGGAACTTCGACGTGAAGTCGCTGAATTAATAATTATTCGAGCTAGTGCTCATGGCATGGATTCATTAAGGGAATACCCGAATTGGGAATGTACTAATGATCAACTTCAAAAGTTCTTAGAAGAAGGCATTGGTGGAGTAATTTTGCATGGAGGGACAATCGAGGATTTAGAAAGGCGTTGCTCTCAATTAAATAGTTGGTCAGATAAAAAAATTTTTCTTTGTGCTGATGTTGAAGAAGGGGTAGGTCAACGATTTCAAGGCGGGACATGGTTAACGCCTCCAATGGCTTTAGGGCTTCTCCACAAGAAAGACCCTCAGCATGCCATTTCCTTGGCCGAACAATATGGGATTGCGATTGGCAAGGAGGCACTTCTGTGTGGATTGAATTGGGTCTTAGCCCCAGTTTGCGATGTAAATACAAACCCGTTAAATCCAGTGATCAATATGCGTGCATGGAGCGATGATGCGATAAGTGTTTCAGCTCTATGTTCTGCTTTCTATAGAGGCTTGAGCAATGCAGGCATATTGGGCTGTGCAAAACATTTCCCAGGGCATGGAGATACAAATGTTGATTCACATATGCAGTTGCCGGTTTTAGAAAATGATTTAGCCCTGTTGAATCGAAGAGAACTTTTGCCTTTTAGGGCTCTAATAAATGAACAAATCAGTTCTATAATGACTGCTCATTTATATTTAAAAAATATTGATTCAAATCATCCTGTAACTTTTTCAAAAAAGGTTTTAACTAATCTTTTAAGAGAAAAATTGGACTTTAAAGGTTTAATAGTCACGGATGCTTTAGTAATGAAGGCAATCACTAGGAATTATGGTAGCAAGCTATCAGCTGCAATGGCCTTTGCCGCTGGTGCTGATTTAATATTAATGCCAGAAAATGTCTCTGATGCAATAGATTCAATTGTAGATTTGATTATTAGTGGGCAAGTTCCTATCCAACGGTTAAAAGATTCTCTTTTAAGAAGAAGTAAGGCTCTTAAAATGCATATAGATAAGCCTTCTAAGCATAAGCAATCAATTAGATTGAAAGCAAAATTTTCAATCAAAAATTGCGATTATCATAGCTTATCTAATCAACTTTTAGACTTATCTATAGAATATAGAAATAGACTAGAAATTAATAAATCTCGAAGATTAATAAACCTTATTAGAGTAGATAGCTTACATGCCAAATTAGTTTTAAATCGCTCTTCCCCGGCACTTACTTTCCCTGAAAATTTGGGATTTCAGAATGTGGTGATCCATTCTTTAGGTATTTCACCCTGGCAAAATAATAAGAGTGAACCATTAGCTTTAGATAGGTTTGGAGAAGGTATTTTCTTATTACAGTTATTTATACGAGGTAATCCATTCTCAGGGGATAGTGCATTAAGCGAGCCTTGGGTTAATGTTGTAAAGCAGTTACAAAAATGTAATCGCTTAGCAGGCTTAGTTTTATATGGTAGTTCTTATTTATGGAATGATTTGGTAACGGTTTTAGAACCATCAATACCTAGTATCTTTAGTCCAGGTCAAATGCCTTTGGCCCAAGAAAAAGTAATGAATATTTTGTTTCAAAGGACTAAGGAACAAGAATATTGTCATGCTAAGATCAATTCAGAATTCATTGATTAA